The Stigmatopora argus isolate UIUO_Sarg chromosome 1, RoL_Sarg_1.0, whole genome shotgun sequence genome segment CAATGGTGTCCAAAAAGTTTTATTATTGTTCCCTTTTCCATTGGCATTTTGTAGTTTAACTCTCCCTGATCAACTGTATCACTTTAttgttaatacattttaaaaggaaatggATTTGGTATCAGAAGATGTTCGGCAGGTTGGAAGATGCCCCAACAAAATTGATGTGGCGGGCTGGATGTGCTTCTGGCCAGTCACTGTcccgtttataaaaaaaaatatctgtgaATACCTGTGGTATCGAATGCCAGATTGAACAATTAAATGCATGAAGACATGTGTATCCACTTTTAGTGACATTTGTGTGCCATGCCATTTTTCATTAGTATTGTATGTATATTAGTACTACGTCATTCAGATGTTAAGAGTGGCTTGGCTCAACACGTGTTGCAGGAAAAACACGGCTTTAGGCTTTTGTTTAAACACAATAAGTTACAATTCAATGGACTCAAGAGTTTGGTCCTTGGTCTCACCCTTCCTAAAAGTGTTTTTCATGGCAAAAGTAATGCTTTTGTACCTTTTAGCACTTGACTCAAACCACTTTTTATGACCtggaaaaaacatgcagggtaggtagGCTGTTTGAATACTCTAatagcccctaggtattagtCTGAGCGCGAATGTAAATTTGAATGAACTATGTTGCACTATAAGATACTGCATAAACGGATAAATTGCCCCAGTAAATGTGTAGTTCCAGTAATCACAATTCACAAACAGAGTGCAATGAACTCCATTTGCCCCGTTATTTCTAACAGTGTTTGTGACCCATggtcaaaaacactcaatgtccaactttttttttgcttcctctAACAGCGGAATGCGGCCCAGTGGCTATCGACCCCTCACACAGAAGCTTTTAAGGCTTAGGTTCTTGCAAAAAGAATAGGGAGAAAGTTGCTGAGAATCTAAATACAGACCATATGCAGTCAGATTGGTTTTATGCAGTCTCATGTAACAATTTGCTGACACTCCATGTGGAATGTTGTGTGCAGTTGATTAGGTCTCCTCAGACCTGTTCTGAGCACTTTTagccaaaagtcagctgggaaaggctccagcaccccgtgacacTGGCGTGGCCAAGCAATATTGAAATTGaaggaatgaattaataataatacgTACAAGTATAATGGAGACATGCACATgcatggacatcacattttgggtcatgcagCCCACACTTGTATCAATGTTAATATTGTTATACTAAAttgatatatgtatacataatctttattttttaaatgcagacaAAAACTGTTTGAATACTGTAGAAACTCAAACTAGTTTTATGACTCAtgcaagacaaaaaaatctgccaaaaCACGTTGGTGTTGGCGACATGATGTCATGTCTGTCCCACACCTAAATACCAATGTGGGAAAAGTAGAAAGCCTTTTTTTACGTTATCATTTTTAACTTGTATTTTCTAAACAGTTGCAAAGGTAGAAACATGAGTGAACACTATTGAAACAAGTCGTCTCATTTGCTCGTTTGTGAAAAGTGCTTTTCTTGTCATTTCTTTCCTGAAGCCAAATAGAAATgtttcaaacaaaaaatgaaaagtccCTTGGAAATTCAGCTCTATGGTCCTCCGTGTCTTTTTCCCCAAACtcattagtgcatttttttcgcAGGCCCCACGTCGCCACCTTTGTCAGCGCTTGACGAATTCGGAACATTCCAGTTTTTGCCTAGCAAAGCCAACGGCCTTTTCGGCCGCAGCAGCTCCACAAAGTCGACGACATACAACAAAGTGGTAATTGTTTCTCATCTCTAACACCGCCGCTTTTTTCTGCAAGTGGACTTCAGGAAAGccaaaaggcacacattttacaGTGTTTTAGATAATCTCCTGATAGATTTCCATGTGGGATATTTTCCGATTTACTCGTTTGTTTTGGAACATTGTTAATGGTTTCTGCATTTGGGCTCTCTGAGATTGGCAGTCCAGTGTTTGCACCGAGTGACCCTAGTGTATTTCAATTTTCCTTCTCACCCAAATTATTATAGCACTTGTCTTTGAAAGAATCCTTTTGAATATGAATTATATCCTACAAAGGAGTGTTGTCGTTCTGGCCATTTCAGGTGAAGAAGATTAACAGTGGTACAAGTTAAACAGACAGAAATGTGACTGACTATCGATTGAATGCGTAAACAAAGGAGGATATCACCAAACCAAAGAATTAGTCATCCTTTGTAAATGTCATAATGGTTAGGTTAGGGTTGCATTTGAATAGGCAAGTTTTACTATAATGTAAGGGAACTCCTTAAACTATTACTTTATGGTAACTACTGTACGATGCATGCAGAATATCAGGTCTTGATATGATTAGATACAATGCCAATgacgaaaaaatatatttttggagcaAGAAACTCTTGAAATCATCAATAACCGCTGACAGTTAGAACAACAATACAAGCCCAAACAGTCCCTAGTTAATGAGAATTGATTGAGTAGTAAGAAATGGAATGGAGCTTAGAGGCGTGTTTGTTCATTGGAAAGGCCTCTTGATTTCTGATTGAGTAGCCTTGCTTAGgaatgaaatgatgaaaaatgtcaGGTTTGCCTGTAAAGTGGCCGAATGACTCGTGTGAAACAATCAGCATTTCATTGGATTAATGAATGAGTGATTTCCACTCGACCAAACAAAGAACAAAGATTTCttaaaatattacagttatactTTATTTTCTTGGACTAAAATCCGCACCATtaatgattgattttattttcatacaTAAGGCGTAAGGCACACTAGCACATGAATGGACTGCATTTGTTATTAGTTTATGGTCTTTTAACATTtgtattgtcttttttatgaTTGGATTTCTATTGATTGCTGAAATATCAGTGTCACATAAAAAATTGAGAGATGCTCAATGGGAGAAAATACTATACCAGTTCAAGTACCGTATACATGAGGGGTGggtaaaccggtcctcgagagccgctttgggtacaggtttttgttccaactgatccagcacagacactttacccaaatgagatttctgcagaaaacaagaagcacatgactgcaatccactctttgtgaaatagtttgcccacccctggtatacatTATACAATCTACATTCCCTATTACGATTTTGGATGAAAACTACTATTCTTGCAGGTGATGTTATTTCTGAGTCAGTTTGATGTAATCATTTATTAGGTAACAGTGTTGACACATGTCAAATTTGCTACGTATAAGTGCTTCGAGGCTGGAAGATAAAAAAACACTATATAGTATACTGAGGTTAAAGTGACAGCGTTCTGTGCTAATCATCTGCTGTGATTAACTTTGCTGCATTTTCCTGAAATGTTTAATCAAAGGCACTcgcatacaaaaataaatttaattaagATTAAATCAAGCTGTTTGTCACAATGTGGAGGACTCTTGTGAATTCAGGTTGAGCTACCGCTGCGCACAAAGCACTACAGTGTTTACCGGTACTGGTAGAGAGTCTCCAATTGCAGCTATTACATTACCTGCTCCTGGTTTGTGTGATTGTTCAGTGTTCTCAACATAAACTGAAGAGTAAAGGAAGCAAAGGCATGCAACATTTCTGCAGAATCTACTACTGTGTTTTCGCAGGCAGAAAACAATGACTTTCCTTTAGATGAGAATACTTTATATTGTGTTTCTCCTTATAAACTCAAGTTTTGTTATTTCTTTGTTGGTTTCCACAGCAATATGCCCAAAAGAGTCGCTCTCTGTCGACCAAAAGCCTGGGAACTAGACACCAAAGTTCCTTTGGTGGAAGGGAGCCTGTCCTCACATGGCCTGATGTGATGAAAGCCAGCCGCAGTGATCCTGCCTTGGGGTCTGTAAGCATCAGGGTAAGCACTTGGTCATAAAGCACattgcaaaaatgttttcatgatTCATTTAGTAGATTTGCACGTATTACTCTGTAGAGAGCCAAAGGGCAGACCGTCCAGAATCAAGTGAAGAGAGTCAGCACACACTCCATGAGCAATGGTGTCCACACCGCTACAGGCAAACAACGAGTCTTGGAGAGGCCTCCTGACCAGTCTCATAGTGTCAAAACGACCAAAAATGAACAACAATTGCCGTGAGTTTGTTTCTTTTAGAGCTAGCTTGTGGAGCAGGAGAAATGTGCGCTCTTTACTGAACAAAATGTGTACATCTGCAGCATCAACAATAGTCCCAGCGGATCAGATTTAACCATTAAGGAAGCTGTCGAGTTTTTGTCTCACTCTGAGGAGAAGTTCCAGCAGTGGGGTGCCACTGTCATTCAGCAAGTCACTTTTAAAGAAGATCATGCCAAGCAGGAGGTAAGAGTACGAATTGGGCACTTTCCCGAGATCTTACTATTACGGGAGAATACATTTGACTTGTCAAGTTATGTAAGGAAAGCACTTCAATTGGAACACGTGCCCTTTGAGGGACTGTCTGGCTCGGTCGGTTGCTTTGACATTGAAAGTGTGAAGGGACTAACGGCAGCGAGAGAAAACAGGACAGAGAGGTTGAGCAGCCAAGGGAGTGGTGAGAGAACATTTAACAATTAACGTTGGTTTCTTTTTGGCAAGCAAAAATGCTTGACATCGTATGTGGGAAATTTTGGAAGCTGCTCGACTGTGCATAACCAGTGCCATAAGGGAAACATTTTTCAGTCAGTTTTCTACTCTAACATTCCGAAGAAATTAATTTAGCCTATACATTGTGATTTATCAAGGGAGATATTTAAAAACGGACTTTAAAAGGCGTCAGTGAATGTGCATCTCTGTACATGTGGATGAATAGTTATCGAACAAAGAAGAAGCTAAAGGCAAATCCACAAATGAcaatgacatacctgtcaacctctgccgataactgcccttataaatgattatgattccccttacaaaccccaaaaaaaccttacaaacaccgtacgactcgtacggtgtttgtaaggttttttgggggtttgtaaggggaatcataatcatttataagggcagttatcggcagaggttgacaggtatgcaatgaaTCTTCTCCATTagtttaaacatttttcaaatgccagaaacaaaatgggggattgggattttttttgttcagacaaatatgtttttttactaaAGCTATTTGTCTGATAACCTCATACAGTAGTGTTGCATCTTTAACTTTTTCATTAGTTTTGTAGCCTAATCCACTTGTTTACGCTCATACAAGTGTAACTCGTTCAGGTTCTCCAGCTGGGTGGGATCCCCAATCTTGTTACACTGCTACATAGCCCAAGTGCTGCCGTGAGCCAGGCGGCTGCTGGGGCCTTAAGGAACCTTGTGTTCAAGAACCAGAAGAATAAACTGCAGGTCCAGCACTGCGGCGGTATCGCTAAAGCCTTGCAGTTACTAAAGGAGACGGATTGCAGCGAGACCCGGAAGCAGACCACTGGTAGGGGATTTGACCAGATGCAAATTTTCATTGACGAGAAGGGGAACCGAGAGTTTTTTTTGACAATCGTAGGCCTCCTGTGGAACTTGTCCTCTGCTGACGAGGTGAAGGGAGAAATTATAGCCACAGGACTGCCCACCCTGACGGAGAATGTAGTGGTGCCGTTCACTCGCTGGTCAGATGACAGTGTCACCAACAACATACACCCTGAGGTTTTCTACAACACAACAGGGTGTCTGCGGTAAGAGGAGACTGTATATTTGGGTTTTCTACATACCACATCCTTATCTGAAGGTCCGTGTACGGTGGTTCCGCTGTATTGGATTACTAGTCAATTTAAAGCACATACCACTACCCGAACCTTAAGATGGATATCAACATTATTGAatgctttgacatttttccatttgGCACTCAGTTGTTGTCCAGTTCTTGTCTACCAACCCGACCAAAAAATAGTAACATTAAACCAAATATTTCAATCATTTGCAGCAACCTGAGCTGTGCGCAGCTGAGAGAGAGGGCGGCCATGAGAGACTGCCGAGGTCTTATCGACTCTCTGATGTGCTACCTCCAGTCATGTGTGGCTGACGACAACCCCGATGACAAGGTCACCTCAACTCATCCTCTCATAGGCCTGCTTATCATCGTACTCGAGCTTAAAATCGGTGTTAGTTAGTGTCCAGAGACAAATCATTATCAAGAGTTCATATACGTCACACTCGAAAGCACCCGCTGAATAAAGCTTCATTTGATGAGGGATTCCAATCAGATTAGTTTACCAAGACACTTGCTCTTGAAGTTTGGTGTTTTCACTGATATTAAGGGCAGCTGGCTTTTTTCTCCATGGTTGGTCAAAAGAAGACCCTGTTTGGATACAGGCAAATGCATCATAGATTGTGATATCCCTTGGAGCTTTATGACAGCCATACAGTGTTGTAAACTGATGATGATTTGCATCCTGGGACTTGCCAAGCAGCCATTTTGTAGCATTGCTCCAACATGAATTGGACAACCAAGGTTAACGAAGGCAATGTGAtaatctggagaaaaaaaatgcagagtcTAAACTGTCAAATGCTGAAGCTATCACATCCTCGTACTAAAACCTGAAACAAAATAGATGAAGAAATGCCTTTTGGGAGATGAAATTTCAAATTCAGGATCACATTGCATCAATCACTTCATTGTTGTTGTCTGACTGGGAGTTTTGGTGCTTGTGAAGTGCACATTAAATCCCATGTCTCATGTGACACTCACAGTTTATATAATGATTACACTCTTCAGATCatttgcacgcacacacatgcagctTTCTTAAAAATAGGTTGCACTGGCTTAACCTGTCATTCTTGCCTTTGGCATCTGTACACATTACTCAGTATTCAaccttttgtttcttgtttAAAATCAAACAACCGACCTTGAAAAGGAAAGATCTTGTGTTCGGTGGCTTAGATGTTATTAATAGTGAAGGAAATCCTTTAATATATACATCCCATCGGGATGTTTCCAAACATTTAGTAAGTAGATTTTTTACACACAGCTgttaacagtaaaaaaaaaaaaaaaatcaacactaaGCAACTACTTGAATTTACTGCCTACTTCTATCTCTCATGCAGTCTGTGGAGAACTGTGCATGCATCCTCCAAAATCTGACCTACCAGCTGGAGGCTGAATCCCCCAAGTGTTTTGCTGACCTTATCCCTTCAACAGAGAGCCAGTCCGGCAGGAAAAGCCCTACAGTTGGATGCTTCAGTCCCAAGAGCAGCAAGGTTCCACAGCAGGTAAATATCAACCAAATCCTTGACCGCCGTGCACTATTTTATCCAAGTTAATGGATTTTCCCCAACCTTTTCTCTTCAGTATTCATTTGAGTCATTTCAAGGAATGCTTGATGACGCTGATCCAAAAGGTGCCAAGTGGTTGTGCCATCCCAAAGCCTTGCGGACCTACTTGTCTCTACTCGGCTCGTCCCAGAAAGACGCCACACTGGAGGCCTGCTGTGGAGCACTGCAGAATCTAACTGCCAGCAAACATGCTGTGAGTCCATGAAAGATTGGGACTACAGTTAAATTCTTCGAAACTCAATACACTCTTTTCTcaaatggcagatttttttttttttagctccgtggtaaatattttaaacataTCTCTGCCATCACTTCCCTAATAACCTTTAGCACCctgttcatttttattctaCTTCACaggagaataaaaaaaagatttaaaaaaacaacaacaacatagaaTGCACACTTTGCCTAGACTCATGTTCAACATATTAATAGTGTTTTTGTTTCAGGGGTCTAATGCCATGAGCCAAATTCTGGTCCAGAAGCTGGGGGCTCTGGGGCACATTACCCCTCTGTTGAGATCAAAaaagcagagcctgcagaaggCAGCAGTCACCTTGCTTGGTAACATTGGCCGAAGCAGCGGCGTGCAGGCCTCCATGGGTAAGAAACATCGTATGTTCATTTCCCAGCAAGCGTCGAATCGAGTCTCTTCCAGAAAGCACCCCTGAGTGTTTCCTCTGTCCTTTCTGTAGCAAGGCAGGTTTTACCGGAGCTCACCGGCCTCCTCTCTGCTGGCCCCCGAGAACTGGGCAACTCCGACGAAAGCGTAGCGGCAGCTTGCAACACTGTGCGTAATCTCATCATGGCGGACACGGAGGCAAATAAGAAATTCATCGATAGCAATTTGGTTTCCTCGCTGGCCGATCTCAGTGGGAATGGGTGAGTTTCAACTATTCAAAACAGtgttttattgtgaaaataAACATCGACTACACCTGTACTGTCAACTTTTGTTTGAACAACAATGACAAAATTAGGTCATGAGacttcaattaaaaacaaactgatTTCTAGCccgtttttcatgttttattgatAAAACTCCGAaaacattaatatatatatattttcttttctattcGTCACATTATACACAATTTGCAGTAGCTAGCAACGCGATGAACGAGAAACCCACAATCATCATGCATCATGGAGTACGAATATTGTGAGATTGCATGTGGAAAGCTAAAATCTGGCTGAAATATACAGTTTAGTAATTTAGTAATTCTGTTTTTTCCTTCCAGTGTTTTTCCTAAAGGAAGCAAAGCTGCCTCTGTGCTCCTTTATCACTTATGGAATGACAAGAACCTGCAAAACGTTTTGAAAAAGGTAAAAGTCAATTATAGTATTATGCAGCAcacagaggttttttttttcttccacgcTTTGTCACACCCACCAAAAAATGGCCAGTAGTGTATATTTACGCATGCTTTATTATTCTGGCTGCGCATTCAATTCACTTTCTCTGTCAAACCCCACCCAAGTTGTTGAGTGAATACAGAAACACTCTCTTTGGCATCCTGGCAGACTGGTTCTCTGTACTCActgtgtgtttggggggggaGTACTAGTGGCAAAGGGATGAATTGTAAAAAGGTCAGGGCACAGAGGTTCTGGCATGTGGCTGTCAACAAAACTCGCACACATTATCCGCAGCAGTTTGCATAGAGAGAAGTTTGGCAAACTGATGGACGTGTACCTTGTAGGAATTCGTTGTAACGCAAAAAAAGAATATCTAAGTGTATTTCAGTTGT includes the following:
- the pkp1a gene encoding plakophilin-1, whose amino-acid sequence is MLDEPLRSAVTAGRTDDTSLALPSDAHLHMGTHRVLDQVQTVKRSKSKHGKNGTPTSPTSPPLSALDEFGTFQFLPSKANGLFGRSSSTKSTTYNKVQYAQKSRSLSTKSLGTRHQSSFGGREPVLTWPDVMKASRSDPALGSVSIRRAKGQTVQNQVKRVSTHSMSNGVHTATGKQRVLERPPDQSHSVKTTKNEQQLPINNSPSGSDLTIKEAVEFLSHSEEKFQQWGATVIQQVTFKEDHAKQEVLQLGGIPNLVTLLHSPSAAVSQAAAGALRNLVFKNQKNKLQVQHCGGIAKALQLLKETDCSETRKQTTGLLWNLSSADEVKGEIIATGLPTLTENVVVPFTRWSDDSVTNNIHPEVFYNTTGCLRNLSCAQLRERAAMRDCRGLIDSLMCYLQSCVADDNPDDKSVENCACILQNLTYQLEAESPKCFADLIPSTESQSGRKSPTVGCFSPKSSKVPQQYSFESFQGMLDDADPKGAKWLCHPKALRTYLSLLGSSQKDATLEACCGALQNLTASKHAGSNAMSQILVQKLGALGHITPLLRSKKQSLQKAAVTLLGNIGRSSGVQASMARQVLPELTGLLSAGPRELGNSDESVAAACNTVRNLIMADTEANKKFIDSNLVSSLADLSGNGVFPKGSKAASVLLYHLWNDKNLQNVLKKLGMSKSLFINDSTMAAYRSVQIIE